The following proteins come from a genomic window of Crassostrea angulata isolate pt1a10 chromosome 1, ASM2561291v2, whole genome shotgun sequence:
- the LOC128164103 gene encoding uncharacterized protein LOC128164103, with protein MMLREDRHQRLLPHLPLLSQLPNNREIIIDWMSDDHMTETYELIQQCAEDGHGFGVDEFQNEEEFRDEIRESFCFVVIDERTKELIASFIMTSSKFYRGSPDAVDPYIIVRPNDRQKGIGEFCMRKVLEFSEILGYQGMYVDTFCNNLGMQKIISKLGGFIKCGCLPMGGKLKNGNIVASLIFFRDLTKYSNG; from the coding sequence ATGATGCTAAGAGAGGACCGCCATCAACGATTGTTACCGCACTTGCCCCTTTTGTCGCAGCTACCCAACAATCGGGAGATCATCATTGATTGGATGTCCGATGATCACATGACCGAAACGTATGAACTTATCCAACAGTGTGCCGAAGATGGACATGGGTTTGGTGTGGACGAGTTTCAGAATGAAGAGGAATTCCGCGACGAGATAAGAGAATCCTTCTGTTTTGTTGTCATCGACGAACGAACGAAAGAACTCATTGCGTCGTTTATTATGACGTCAAGCAAGTTCTATCGGGGTTCCCCTGATGCAGTGGATCCCTATATCATAGTGAGGCCAAATGACCGACAAAAAGGAATTGGCGAGTTTTGCATGAGAAAGGTACTGGAATTCTCCGAAATTCTTGGATATCAGGGAATGTATGTGGACACATTCTGCAATAACCTGGGAATGCAGAAAATCATCTCTAAATTGGGAGGATTCATCAAATGTGGTTGCCTGCCCATGGGAGGCAAACTGAAGAACGGTAATATCGTTGCGTCTCTCATCTTCTTCAGAGATCTTACCAAGTATTCCAACGGATGA